The Fimbriimonas ginsengisoli Gsoil 348 genome window below encodes:
- a CDS encoding PadR family transcriptional regulator, whose product MTFREDLEALVLSCLSTGPAHGYELSKRIRSLSQEALSVAEGKLYPALHALEAEGDISAVWVPQGNKPPRKVYELTEVGRKTLRRKQAEWQAFARGVGSVLQNGVTEWKLVK is encoded by the coding sequence ATGACGTTCCGCGAAGACCTTGAAGCACTGGTCCTTTCCTGCCTTTCGACAGGCCCGGCGCATGGATATGAACTCAGCAAGCGCATTCGATCGCTTAGTCAAGAAGCGCTTTCGGTGGCGGAAGGAAAGCTGTATCCGGCGTTGCACGCACTGGAAGCCGAGGGAGATATCTCCGCGGTGTGGGTTCCCCAGGGCAACAAGCCACCCCGTAAGGTCTACGAATTGACCGAAGTTGGACGAAAGACGCTCCGGCGTAAGCAGGCGGAGTGGCAGGCCTTTGCCCGAGGCGTTGGATCCGTTCTGCAAAACGGGGTGACGGAATGGAAGTTGGTGAAATGA
- a CDS encoding RNA polymerase sigma factor — protein sequence MTHETQQELLTRALAGDRAATDQLFEAHRPTILRLAMRALGNVDDAYDVAQETLAYAVVKLPTLRDHTKFTAWLRQLTLTHCTDYRRRRGTRRLGEPIAQLNEASEEADLTQRLAIRDSLKLLSEPHQDALLMYYVGGWSIPEIAHLLEVPPNTVRSRLMAAKRLIRDDLQTVFPYLNPMKLANPTLSESHMSLIEAAFPGSRIVSVQADPEPWQPFSPRVKLALSDGTQRTVDFRRIDAHRIQLAQALARLGIPGPQVIAGPQPGQSLCLCQVPRGENLSLWALGGTPHRIRLATERAIEGLDRLQACSEGLMDDPIGATLPRRTLLDEVAILTDDERWNADPWLAEAGAERRAWLADPWFADAVARVGAAVVEIDTPLVYTDYMFFFPQGYRIQTGTAPMDDLVGWPGDPHYGENPLVEFVHVFGHFGDPLLGLAMVWVYDCYPFVHTGFVEQVLWRRGVTQREFAPRLALKALQMIARDLPLERPAGEARYWQSLRGWAEQALSWM from the coding sequence ATGACGCACGAAACGCAACAAGAGCTCCTGACGCGAGCCCTCGCTGGGGATCGCGCGGCGACGGATCAATTATTCGAGGCCCACCGGCCAACTATCCTCCGGCTCGCCATGCGAGCCCTCGGAAATGTCGACGACGCTTACGACGTGGCCCAAGAAACCTTGGCGTACGCAGTCGTGAAGCTCCCCACGCTTCGCGACCACACGAAATTCACAGCCTGGCTTCGCCAGCTCACCCTGACCCACTGCACCGACTACCGCCGGCGTCGAGGCACTCGCCGGCTCGGTGAGCCGATCGCCCAGTTGAACGAAGCCTCAGAAGAGGCCGATCTGACGCAACGGCTCGCCATCCGCGATTCCTTAAAGCTTCTCTCCGAGCCTCATCAAGATGCCCTCCTCATGTATTACGTCGGCGGATGGTCCATCCCGGAGATCGCCCACCTGCTCGAGGTCCCGCCGAACACCGTGCGCAGCCGTCTCATGGCCGCGAAGAGGTTGATTCGCGACGACCTCCAGACCGTTTTCCCCTACCTCAACCCTATGAAACTAGCGAATCCGACTCTGAGCGAGTCCCACATGTCTCTCATCGAAGCCGCGTTTCCCGGCTCGCGAATCGTCAGCGTCCAGGCCGACCCCGAGCCCTGGCAACCGTTTTCCCCGCGCGTCAAGCTCGCGCTTTCCGACGGAACGCAAAGAACCGTCGACTTCCGCCGCATCGATGCTCATCGCATCCAGCTCGCCCAAGCACTGGCCCGGCTCGGTATTCCCGGACCCCAGGTGATCGCGGGACCGCAGCCGGGGCAGTCGCTCTGCCTTTGTCAGGTTCCGCGCGGCGAGAACCTGAGCCTTTGGGCGCTGGGAGGCACCCCGCACCGGATCCGGCTTGCCACCGAACGGGCGATCGAAGGACTCGACCGACTCCAAGCCTGCAGCGAGGGGCTCATGGACGACCCGATCGGAGCGACGCTCCCTCGACGAACTTTGCTGGACGAAGTGGCGATCCTCACCGACGACGAACGGTGGAACGCCGACCCGTGGCTGGCGGAGGCGGGAGCCGAGCGCCGGGCTTGGCTTGCGGACCCCTGGTTCGCCGACGCCGTCGCGCGGGTCGGCGCCGCGGTGGTCGAAATCGACACACCCCTTGTGTACACCGACTACATGTTCTTCTTTCCCCAGGGATACCGGATCCAAACGGGAACTGCGCCGATGGACGACCTCGTCGGCTGGCCCGGAGATCCGCACTATGGGGAAAACCCTCTCGTAGAATTCGTCCATGTCTTCGGCCACTTCGGCGATCCGTTACTCGGCTTGGCGATGGTGTGGGTCTACGACTGCTACCCGTTCGTCCACACCGGTTTCGTCGAGCAGGTGCTCTGGCGGCGCGGCGTCACCCAGCGCGAGTTCGCGCCGCGCTTGGCGCTGAAAGCGCTGCAAATGATCGCCCGCGATCTTCCGCTGGAGCGTCCGGCGGGCGAAGCCAGGTATTGGCAGAGCCTTCGCGGGTGGGCGGAGCAGGCATTAAGCTGGATGTAG
- a CDS encoding glycosyl hydrolase family 18 protein, whose protein sequence is MKKSLVAITFIAMIAVAHAQKVVVAYVPNWIELETFTDTIDYGKVTHLNVAFENPADDAGNMTFNKKDDALIAKAHAKKVKVLVSIGGGSASTNKELMDRYFALLTEEKRAGFVAKLVEYVVSHSFDGLDVDIEGPSINTDYGAFVQDLGKALKLRGKLLTSALSKGYGGDKVPSSVFEWFDFVNIMAYDESGPWNPDRPGQHSSFDAAKQNVKYWLDRGLPKSKAVLGVPFYGYGFGDAYRKGDYPFSEIVTTYPGAEKADQVGSTIWYNGLATIQAKAKYVVDEKLAGIMIWSLDSDAKGEKSLLAALWAILNP, encoded by the coding sequence ATGAAGAAGTCTCTCGTAGCCATCACGTTCATTGCCATGATCGCGGTAGCCCACGCGCAAAAAGTGGTCGTCGCCTATGTCCCCAACTGGATCGAGCTTGAAACGTTCACCGATACGATCGACTACGGCAAAGTGACGCATCTCAATGTCGCGTTCGAGAATCCGGCGGACGATGCCGGCAACATGACGTTCAACAAGAAGGATGACGCGTTGATCGCAAAAGCCCACGCGAAGAAGGTGAAGGTGCTCGTCTCCATCGGCGGCGGCTCTGCCTCCACGAACAAAGAATTGATGGACCGCTATTTTGCCCTCCTGACCGAGGAAAAGCGGGCCGGCTTTGTCGCCAAGCTGGTCGAATACGTTGTCTCGCACAGCTTCGATGGACTGGATGTCGACATCGAGGGGCCGTCGATTAACACCGACTACGGTGCATTCGTACAGGATCTGGGGAAGGCATTGAAACTGAGAGGGAAGCTGCTCACCTCCGCCCTCTCCAAGGGTTATGGGGGCGACAAGGTGCCGAGCTCGGTGTTCGAGTGGTTCGACTTCGTCAACATCATGGCCTACGACGAGAGCGGCCCATGGAACCCGGACCGGCCCGGCCAGCACTCCTCCTTCGATGCCGCCAAGCAAAACGTCAAGTACTGGCTGGACCGTGGTCTGCCCAAGTCGAAAGCCGTTCTCGGCGTTCCGTTTTACGGCTACGGATTCGGAGACGCCTACCGCAAGGGCGACTACCCCTTCTCGGAGATCGTCACGACCTACCCCGGGGCCGAGAAGGCGGACCAAGTGGGAAGCACGATTTGGTACAACGGCCTGGCCACCATCCAGGCAAAGGCCAAATACGTCGTCGATGAAAAGCTCGCCGGCATCATGATCTGGTCCCTCGACTCCGACGCCAAAGGCGAAAAATCGCTCCTCGCCGCCCTCTGGGCCATCCTAAACCCATAA
- a CDS encoding GH116 family glycosyl hydrolase, giving the protein MLYRDEVWTGIEYQVAGHMIWEGMVEEGLSICRAVHERYHPSKRNPYNEVECSDHYSRAMASWGVFTALSGFSYNGPAGRIGFAPRVTPEEFKSAFTTAEGWGTFSQKISAGRHSCHLSMAWGRLRVHDLSFQAHGTHADVSVEGRPLDVTASQKDGMLHISLPRPITLKAGQAIEIVIT; this is encoded by the coding sequence GTGTTGTACCGGGACGAGGTGTGGACCGGCATCGAGTACCAGGTAGCGGGCCACATGATCTGGGAAGGGATGGTCGAGGAGGGGCTTTCAATTTGCCGGGCCGTGCACGAGCGGTACCACCCTTCGAAGCGGAACCCGTACAACGAGGTCGAGTGTAGCGACCACTACTCGCGGGCGATGGCGTCGTGGGGGGTCTTCACGGCTTTGTCGGGGTTCAGCTACAACGGGCCGGCGGGCAGAATCGGATTCGCGCCGCGGGTGACGCCGGAAGAGTTTAAATCAGCTTTCACGACGGCCGAAGGTTGGGGAACGTTCTCGCAGAAGATCTCAGCCGGCCGGCACTCGTGCCACCTGTCCATGGCTTGGGGAAGGCTCCGGGTGCACGATCTTTCGTTTCAGGCCCACGGGACCCATGCGGATGTGTCCGTCGAGGGTCGCCCGCTCGACGTGACGGCGTCGCAGAAGGACGGAATGCTCCACATATCCCTCCCCCGCCCGATAACGCTGAAAGCGGGGCAGGCGATCGAGATTGTGATCACCTAG
- the kynU gene encoding kynureninase has translation MQGGQELDSGDSLSAFRDRFVIEDPNLIYLDGNSLGRLPKGTVEAVDRVMSQWGSSLVSGWREWYDLPQRLGAKIARLIGAEADEVVVCDSTSVNLFKLTVAALQVQADRPKVVTDDANFPSDVYVTVGAAVLTGKTEFDVVAVEDDVAAATSRIEAKLDGQTAVLTLSHALFRSGYVHDMARLTGGAHEVGALALWDLSHSVGALPIDLNHCGVDLAVGCTYKYVNGGPGAPAFLFVRRELQERMRTPIWGWFGQRNAFDFSLDYEPAAGVARFLAGTPPILSMAAVEPGIDLLLEAGLDRLREKSVAQTSFLIELVDEVLVPLGFQMITPRDVNRRGSHVSVTHPEAWRINQALIAEMKVIPDFRAPNVIRLGVTPLYTTFQELEEAIDRIRCVVTERRFEKYDVAKSAVT, from the coding sequence GTGCAAGGAGGCCAGGAGCTTGATTCGGGAGACTCGCTGTCTGCCTTTCGCGATCGTTTCGTGATTGAAGACCCGAACCTGATTTACCTGGACGGGAACTCCCTCGGGCGGTTACCGAAGGGGACGGTAGAAGCCGTCGATCGGGTGATGTCCCAGTGGGGCTCCTCGCTCGTTTCTGGGTGGCGTGAGTGGTACGACCTCCCCCAACGTCTAGGTGCCAAGATCGCCCGGCTTATCGGCGCGGAAGCCGATGAGGTCGTCGTTTGCGACTCGACTTCCGTGAACCTCTTCAAGCTGACGGTGGCGGCGCTCCAGGTTCAGGCCGACCGCCCGAAAGTGGTCACCGACGACGCGAACTTTCCATCCGACGTTTACGTGACCGTCGGCGCGGCCGTACTCACCGGGAAAACCGAATTCGACGTCGTCGCCGTGGAAGACGACGTTGCCGCGGCCACGTCGCGGATCGAGGCGAAGCTCGACGGCCAAACCGCTGTGCTCACCCTCTCTCATGCCCTTTTCAGGAGCGGATACGTGCACGACATGGCGCGGCTGACCGGGGGAGCGCACGAGGTGGGCGCCCTCGCGCTTTGGGATCTCAGCCACTCGGTCGGGGCGCTTCCGATCGACCTCAACCATTGCGGCGTGGACCTCGCCGTCGGCTGCACCTACAAATACGTGAACGGCGGCCCCGGCGCGCCGGCGTTTCTTTTCGTTCGACGAGAACTGCAGGAGCGGATGCGGACGCCGATCTGGGGCTGGTTTGGACAGCGAAATGCGTTCGACTTCTCTCTCGATTACGAACCCGCGGCCGGGGTCGCCCGGTTCCTGGCCGGGACGCCCCCCATTTTATCGATGGCGGCGGTAGAGCCGGGTATCGATCTACTCTTGGAAGCCGGATTGGATCGGTTGCGAGAAAAGTCGGTGGCGCAGACCTCGTTCCTGATCGAGCTCGTGGACGAGGTCTTGGTCCCACTCGGGTTTCAGATGATCACTCCCCGCGACGTAAACCGGCGCGGCTCGCACGTATCGGTCACTCACCCGGAAGCTTGGCGGATCAATCAAGCGCTCATCGCCGAGATGAAGGTTATCCCCGATTTTCGAGCGCCGAACGTCATCCGCTTGGGCGTGACCCCGCTCTACACGACGTTCCAAGAGCTGGAAGAAGCGATCGATCGTATTCGGTGTGTGGTTACTGAGCGCCGATTTGAGAAGTACGACGTGGCAAAGTCGGCGGTCACTTAG
- a CDS encoding carboxypeptidase-like regulatory domain-containing protein — protein MRTELHRSTWFAFGLAASVLGASFAAAQTPAAPKTFPKGVLHGRVLDTDGKPVAGATVALQEKDGKVLTWTKTDEKGEYNLAADPKRALHLRPSRRRGLLEKCVRVAADVAMAPVKAAGSVVAKPGETVKAAAVSAATGNPLPLAGQTASSVLPNRDTAQQAREAAANTAVGNGPASASAPPAEKGQALLLISAPSYKDAKVNAGAYWLDPPEGKETGIQAWLETVKMASTKVAGNSDVVQEAVTLSDPVLEPSLVPPGGEVKIRVKLNSPPGPDRRVRVFAREARKNTVVELLPQGGADKNIYAGTLTLDRKMPAGETTVTLGGLRAVPVEVKLNPKKPDPLIEFVRRLDDMEAGKPYLYDPLIMASENRLEVKLTVLPK, from the coding sequence ATGAGGACTGAACTTCACCGCTCGACCTGGTTTGCCTTCGGCCTCGCCGCCTCCGTTTTAGGGGCGTCGTTCGCGGCGGCCCAGACACCGGCCGCGCCCAAGACGTTTCCCAAAGGCGTCCTACACGGGCGCGTGCTCGATACCGATGGTAAGCCGGTCGCGGGGGCGACCGTGGCTTTGCAAGAGAAAGACGGCAAGGTCCTGACCTGGACGAAGACCGACGAAAAGGGTGAGTACAACTTGGCCGCCGACCCCAAGCGGGCGCTTCATCTCCGTCCTTCACGTAGGCGAGGATTGCTCGAGAAGTGCGTGCGCGTGGCAGCGGACGTGGCGATGGCGCCGGTGAAGGCAGCCGGTTCCGTAGTGGCAAAGCCCGGCGAAACGGTAAAAGCCGCGGCCGTTTCCGCCGCGACCGGAAATCCATTGCCGTTGGCCGGTCAGACGGCTAGCTCGGTGTTGCCCAATCGCGATACTGCCCAACAAGCTCGCGAGGCCGCCGCAAATACCGCCGTCGGCAACGGCCCGGCCTCCGCCTCGGCCCCGCCCGCCGAGAAAGGGCAGGCGCTCCTATTGATCAGCGCTCCCAGTTACAAGGACGCAAAGGTCAACGCCGGGGCGTACTGGCTCGATCCGCCGGAGGGTAAGGAAACGGGAATCCAAGCATGGCTGGAGACTGTAAAAATGGCGTCGACCAAGGTTGCCGGTAACTCCGACGTCGTTCAGGAGGCGGTGACGCTTTCCGATCCGGTCCTCGAGCCATCGCTGGTGCCTCCGGGCGGGGAAGTCAAGATTCGAGTGAAGCTCAATTCGCCTCCGGGCCCGGATCGCCGTGTACGCGTTTTCGCACGGGAAGCTCGAAAGAACACCGTTGTCGAGCTGCTTCCCCAGGGTGGCGCGGATAAGAACATCTACGCCGGAACCCTCACCCTCGATCGAAAAATGCCCGCCGGAGAAACCACGGTGACGCTTGGCGGCCTCCGAGCCGTCCCGGTAGAAGTTAAGCTCAATCCGAAAAAGCCCGACCCATTAATCGAGTTCGTCCGCCGCCTGGACGATATGGAAGCCGGCAAACCCTACCTCTACGACCCCCTCATCATGGCCAGCGAAAACCGTCTAGAAGTCAAGCTAACCGTCCTCCCTAAGTAA
- a CDS encoding nuclear transport factor 2 family protein: MNKTALSALAAGLVCLSAAQGGSSPEKQVRETDKQFMEALFNGDHKELDRIIHKTAVIVTSTGSIGDREHMIHSVRTGATRVRRMAADRVHVYMHGETAVVTERLHSQGTARNQPINHWLQIIRVYLHEDGRWQLISYQSTRIKAG, from the coding sequence ATGAACAAAACCGCTCTGTCCGCCCTCGCCGCCGGTCTCGTCTGCCTATCGGCCGCCCAAGGAGGCTCTTCTCCCGAGAAACAGGTGCGAGAGACCGACAAGCAGTTCATGGAGGCGCTGTTCAACGGTGACCACAAGGAACTCGACCGAATCATCCACAAAACCGCGGTAATCGTCACCTCGACCGGCTCGATCGGCGACCGCGAGCACATGATCCACTCCGTGCGGACGGGCGCGACCCGGGTCAGGCGAATGGCCGCCGACCGCGTCCACGTCTACATGCACGGGGAAACCGCCGTTGTAACCGAACGCCTCCACTCCCAAGGCACCGCCCGCAACCAGCCGATCAATCACTGGCTCCAAATCATCCGCGTCTACCTCCACGAGGACGGCCGCTGGCAACTCATCTCCTACCAATCCACCAGGATCAAAGCCGGGTAG
- a CDS encoding GH116 family glycosyl hydrolase, producing MEDLSRRSMLKMAGGTALGLGFPGKILAVLADGTLVVQDHKVPAEKGLSREWRAQLIQRGSKETWTGADLDSIGMPIGGIAAGQLYLCGDGTLGCWEIFNEHRYQNEGPYSYAKRPIPKNVEFGFTLEAGGRKYRLDKSSFSQIEFNGQYPIATVSYRDPACPVMAEMVAFSPFIPLNANDSGLPATVFEITVHNPGSSDVAIDLAGFLENACARSGEHEDKGRRRHTAAHVAKGLTLMVHGADPAHDTFASERANPRPNILIADFEGETYGNWKTTGTAFGPGPAAGTLPSQNPVTKFGGKRLVNSFYGGDDTKGRLTSPEFTVERDFITFKIGGGHMPGKTCINLLVNGKVVRTATGLNSEELLWDAWDVTEFEGKRAQIEIVDDATGGWGHINIDDLSQADRIKDAKEVASRHADPNRDNGTLALAALANGKASHQDSYDFATKYVGEVRPAPFHLAPGASHTVTFVLAWHFPHHPRGRNYANHFADAGEVATYVARNQKRLSADTKLWRDTYYDSTLPYWLLDRLHSTIGNIATGVTEWWKSGRFWAWEGVVCCSGTCTHVWNYEHSMARLFPELERNVRERQDFGEAFEESTGLVGFRSDREYAADGQCGTILKAYREHLNSADDRFLKKNWARTKKALEYLIKHDANGDGMIEDAQPNTYDIDFFGANTFVGSLYLAALRAGEEMAKELGDRPFAEQCRKIYESGREATMRRLWNGEYFIQEVDQSKYKQYQYGPGCLADQLFGQGWAHQVGLGHIYPADKVVKGLQSVWKYNWAPDVAGQNKRWPPQRPFALPGKGGSSPAPGRSAVASKIRCCTGTRCGPASSTR from the coding sequence ATGGAAGATCTCAGCCGACGTTCGATGTTGAAGATGGCCGGAGGAACCGCCCTTGGTCTTGGATTCCCAGGAAAGATCCTTGCCGTGCTCGCGGATGGGACGCTAGTGGTGCAAGATCACAAAGTCCCCGCGGAGAAGGGGCTCTCCCGGGAGTGGAGGGCTCAGCTTATCCAGCGCGGCTCCAAAGAGACTTGGACCGGAGCCGACCTCGACTCGATCGGGATGCCGATCGGGGGCATCGCCGCCGGGCAGCTATATCTCTGCGGCGACGGGACCCTCGGCTGCTGGGAGATATTCAACGAACACCGCTACCAAAACGAAGGCCCGTACAGCTACGCGAAGCGTCCGATCCCAAAGAACGTGGAGTTCGGCTTCACGCTAGAGGCAGGGGGGCGCAAGTACCGGCTGGACAAGAGTTCCTTTAGCCAGATCGAGTTCAACGGCCAATATCCGATCGCGACCGTTTCGTATCGAGACCCCGCCTGCCCGGTGATGGCGGAGATGGTGGCGTTCTCGCCGTTCATTCCGCTCAACGCGAACGACTCCGGGCTGCCGGCTACGGTTTTCGAGATCACGGTTCACAACCCCGGCTCCAGCGATGTCGCGATCGACCTCGCCGGCTTCCTCGAAAATGCCTGCGCTCGATCTGGGGAGCACGAAGATAAGGGGCGGCGGCGACACACCGCCGCGCACGTGGCAAAAGGGCTTACCCTGATGGTTCATGGCGCCGATCCGGCCCACGACACGTTCGCTTCGGAGCGAGCAAATCCGCGACCGAACATTCTCATCGCTGACTTCGAGGGGGAAACGTACGGCAACTGGAAGACGACCGGAACGGCCTTCGGCCCCGGCCCCGCGGCGGGGACCCTTCCGAGCCAGAACCCGGTCACCAAGTTCGGCGGCAAGCGATTGGTCAACTCGTTTTACGGCGGCGACGATACAAAGGGCCGTCTGACCTCGCCCGAGTTCACGGTCGAACGAGATTTCATCACCTTCAAGATCGGCGGCGGCCATATGCCGGGGAAGACCTGCATCAACCTGCTGGTCAACGGCAAAGTCGTTCGCACTGCGACCGGTCTCAACAGCGAGGAGCTGTTATGGGATGCCTGGGACGTCACCGAGTTCGAGGGGAAACGGGCCCAGATCGAAATCGTGGACGACGCGACGGGCGGCTGGGGCCACATTAACATCGACGACCTTAGCCAGGCCGATCGCATCAAGGACGCCAAAGAGGTCGCCTCGCGCCATGCCGATCCGAATCGCGACAACGGCACCCTCGCCCTTGCCGCGCTCGCGAATGGCAAAGCAAGCCACCAGGATAGCTACGACTTCGCCACCAAGTACGTCGGAGAGGTTCGACCCGCCCCATTTCACCTCGCTCCCGGCGCCTCCCACACGGTCACTTTTGTGCTTGCCTGGCATTTCCCGCACCACCCTCGCGGACGTAACTACGCCAACCACTTCGCCGACGCCGGCGAGGTGGCGACCTACGTCGCCCGCAACCAAAAGCGGCTGAGCGCGGACACCAAGCTTTGGCGGGACACCTACTACGACTCGACCCTTCCGTATTGGCTGCTCGACCGGCTGCATTCGACGATCGGCAACATCGCCACCGGCGTTACCGAATGGTGGAAGAGTGGCCGCTTCTGGGCTTGGGAGGGGGTCGTCTGCTGCTCCGGCACCTGCACCCACGTTTGGAACTACGAGCACTCGATGGCGAGGCTCTTCCCCGAGCTCGAGCGGAACGTCCGCGAGCGGCAGGATTTTGGGGAAGCGTTCGAAGAGTCGACCGGACTCGTGGGTTTCAGGAGCGACCGCGAGTATGCCGCCGACGGACAGTGCGGCACGATCCTCAAGGCATACCGCGAGCACCTCAACAGCGCCGACGACCGTTTTCTGAAGAAGAACTGGGCGAGGACGAAGAAGGCACTGGAATACCTTATCAAGCACGACGCCAACGGCGACGGCATGATCGAGGATGCCCAGCCGAACACCTACGACATCGACTTCTTCGGTGCGAATACGTTTGTCGGCTCGCTCTACCTAGCCGCTCTCCGCGCGGGCGAAGAGATGGCGAAAGAGCTTGGCGACCGTCCATTCGCCGAGCAGTGCCGGAAGATCTACGAAAGCGGGCGCGAGGCCACGATGCGGCGGCTGTGGAACGGCGAGTACTTCATCCAGGAGGTCGACCAGTCGAAATACAAGCAGTACCAATATGGGCCGGGGTGCCTTGCCGATCAGCTTTTTGGCCAAGGGTGGGCGCACCAGGTTGGGCTCGGGCACATCTATCCGGCGGATAAGGTGGTGAAGGGGCTGCAGTCGGTCTGGAAGTACAACTGGGCTCCCGACGTGGCCGGTCAGAACAAGCGCTGGCCGCCGCAGCGGCCGTTCGCGCTGCCCGGCAAGGGGGGCTCTTCACCTGCACCTGGCCGATCGGCGGTCGCGAGCAAGATCCGGTGTTGTACCGGGACGAGGTGTGGACCGGCATCGAGTACCAGGTAG